A genomic stretch from Natronomonas gomsonensis includes:
- a CDS encoding DUF7127 family protein, with the protein MTEYTQSIRGDADGIVRHYEYDDGAVLVADFGPVEGGVDVVDGTAIVVVDDEQYEYEVPEGASRAIMNNGIVTIEVER; encoded by the coding sequence ATGACTGAATACACGCAGTCGATTCGCGGCGACGCGGACGGCATCGTTCGTCACTACGAGTACGACGACGGCGCGGTCCTCGTCGCGGACTTTGGCCCCGTCGAAGGGGGTGTTGATGTCGTCGACGGGACGGCCATCGTGGTCGTCGACGATGAGCAGTACGAGTACGAGGTCCCCGAGGGGGCCTCCCGTGCTATTATGAACAACGGAATCGTTACTATCGAGGTGGAGCGATAA
- a CDS encoding alpha/beta fold hydrolase → METVTHDGRTTAYRETGFGDGPTVCYVHGAGGDHGVWVEQYGDREGPPAVAVDLSGHGDSDDVTTEPGMETIAAYADDVAAVCEATDASVICGNSMGGAVALWVALEGDLDLDALVLSDTGAKLGVDPGFLESLARNFEAAVASLHVPDTLFHDPDDELIEVSKAGLLESGQAVTVRDFESCDTFDVRDRLDEIDVPTLALCGEHDPLTPPSFHEYLEAELSSCEYVEIADAAHMPMLEKPEVFNESVRSFLL, encoded by the coding sequence ATGGAAACCGTCACTCACGACGGGCGGACGACAGCCTACCGCGAGACCGGCTTCGGCGACGGGCCGACGGTCTGTTACGTACACGGCGCCGGCGGCGACCACGGCGTCTGGGTCGAACAGTACGGCGACCGCGAGGGACCGCCGGCCGTCGCCGTCGACCTCTCGGGTCACGGCGACAGCGACGACGTGACGACCGAACCCGGGATGGAGACGATAGCGGCCTACGCCGACGATGTGGCGGCCGTCTGTGAGGCAACCGACGCGTCGGTCATCTGCGGTAACTCGATGGGCGGCGCCGTCGCGCTGTGGGTCGCCCTCGAAGGTGACCTAGACCTCGACGCGCTCGTTCTCTCGGACACCGGCGCGAAACTCGGCGTCGACCCCGGCTTTCTCGAATCGCTCGCCCGGAACTTCGAGGCCGCAGTTGCGTCGCTACACGTCCCCGACACCCTGTTTCACGACCCTGACGACGAACTCATCGAGGTCTCGAAGGCCGGGCTCCTCGAATCAGGACAGGCGGTCACCGTCCGGGACTTCGAGAGCTGTGACACCTTCGACGTTCGCGACCGCCTCGACGAAATCGACGTGCCAACGCTGGCGCTGTGTGGCGAACACGACCCGCTGACTCCACCGTCGTTCCACGAGTACCTCGAAGCCGAGCTTTCGAGCTGCGAGTACGTCGAGATAGCCGACGCCGCGCACATGCCGATGCTGGAGAAACCCGAGGTGTTCAACGAGTCGGTCCGGTCGTTCCTACTCTAA
- the priS gene encoding DNA primase small subunit PriS: MDGRTREYLQGRFGDHYRRSDISPPPAANEREWGYITWSSGGTTMVRHHSHLDLVGGGDLGDFLAGERPRHVYFSAGRYDDPGASSMGKKGWRGSDLVFDLDADHLPGVDPEADSYAEMLAECKEALLRLLDLLEHDFDFDDLTVVFSGGRGYHVHVRDSGVLELSRSARREIVDYVLGEGVDIEALIETEKVSGSSGRKTPADKRTLQNDGGWGRRLQTELNAFVEELDGLSDDEAMERLTAFDRIGEGKATTMLGAIRKQRDAIEAGNIDVHNALKTIAETLLTRVLEEQTAPIDEPVTTDINRLIRLPGSLHGGSGLEVQHIPRDELDSFDPLVDAVPETFVGNDISVYVREETTVRLGGESFRLSEGVHSMPEYVGVFAMTRGHATKAAE, from the coding sequence ATGGACGGTCGCACTCGTGAGTACCTGCAGGGTCGCTTCGGCGACCACTACCGTCGGAGCGACATCTCCCCGCCCCCGGCGGCCAACGAACGGGAGTGGGGGTACATCACGTGGAGTTCGGGCGGGACCACGATGGTTCGACATCACTCACACCTGGATTTGGTCGGCGGCGGCGATTTGGGCGACTTCCTTGCGGGCGAGCGCCCGCGTCACGTCTACTTCTCGGCGGGCCGCTACGACGACCCCGGCGCATCCAGCATGGGGAAGAAGGGATGGCGCGGGTCGGACCTCGTCTTCGACCTCGACGCCGACCACCTTCCGGGCGTCGACCCCGAGGCCGACAGTTACGCCGAGATGCTCGCCGAATGCAAGGAGGCGCTGCTCAGACTGCTCGATTTGCTGGAGCACGACTTCGACTTCGATGACCTGACAGTCGTCTTCTCCGGCGGCCGCGGCTATCACGTCCACGTCCGCGATTCCGGCGTCTTGGAGTTGAGTCGCAGTGCCCGCCGGGAAATCGTCGATTACGTCCTTGGGGAGGGCGTCGACATCGAGGCGCTCATCGAGACGGAGAAGGTCTCCGGCAGTTCCGGCCGGAAGACACCGGCGGACAAACGGACGCTTCAGAACGACGGCGGGTGGGGCCGGCGGCTCCAGACCGAACTGAACGCGTTCGTCGAGGAACTCGACGGTCTGAGCGACGACGAGGCGATGGAGCGGCTCACGGCCTTCGACCGCATCGGGGAGGGGAAAGCCACCACGATGCTCGGAGCGATTCGGAAACAGCGCGACGCCATCGAGGCGGGGAACATCGACGTTCACAACGCGCTCAAGACGATTGCCGAGACGCTGTTGACCCGAGTGCTCGAAGAACAGACCGCACCAATTGACGAACCGGTGACGACGGACATCAACCGACTCATCCGACTGCCTGGCAGCCTCCACGGTGGGAGCGGCCTCGAAGTCCAACACATCCCGCGGGACGAACTCGATTCCTTCGACCCGCTCGTCGACGCCGTCCCGGAGACCTTCGTCGGAAACGACATCTCGGTGTACGTCCGCGAGGAGACGACGGTGCGACTCGGGGGGGAAAGCTTTAGGCTCTCCGAGGGAGTGCATTCGATGCCAGAGTACGTCGGCGTGTTCGCGATGACTCGTGGCCACGCCACCAAAGCCGCAGAATGA
- a CDS encoding GNAT family N-acetyltransferase has translation MSVTVDIRVFGTGDDAFVEEAWELKERIRRTEGVLKQRRGFFTDAYKRSRVYALVDPGYDSEELLGFAATRRDGYILFLAVDPEYRRKGFGRRLVAAVAEDHNSVTCHARASNDAALDFYERLGFEIQRRVDNYYEDHGDAYYLRLGEGGLASKISKFVRGG, from the coding sequence GTGAGTGTCACCGTCGATATTCGGGTGTTCGGGACGGGTGACGACGCGTTCGTCGAGGAGGCGTGGGAACTGAAAGAGCGCATCCGTCGAACGGAGGGCGTCCTCAAACAGCGGCGGGGCTTTTTCACCGATGCCTACAAGCGCTCGCGGGTGTACGCGCTCGTCGACCCCGGCTACGACAGCGAGGAACTGCTCGGGTTCGCCGCCACCCGGCGCGACGGGTACATCCTCTTTCTCGCCGTCGACCCCGAGTACCGACGCAAGGGTTTCGGCCGCCGCCTCGTCGCCGCGGTCGCAGAGGACCACAACTCCGTGACGTGTCACGCCCGCGCGTCCAACGACGCCGCGTTGGACTTCTACGAACGACTCGGCTTCGAGATTCAACGCCGGGTCGACAACTACTACGAGGACCACGGCGACGCCTACTACCTGCGACTCGGAGAGGGCGGCCTCGCCTCGAAGATATCCAAGTTCGTCCGTGGCGGTTGA
- a CDS encoding DUF502 domain-containing protein: MPSAPADIEAAEELISERPDAKDVLRQSFIKGLAILLPLLVTLFVLSFMLGFVFQQLNPVVTAVIQVTPFQSEIVVAASTVVFFLLLVVGVGSVAEYGTENDRLSAQFNEFMASIPGLGSVYTSFSEMSELLLDSDTDSFQDVKLVEYPGKDSYVVAFKTAETPEVIAEDTGNEEMITLFMPMAPNPVMGGFVIHVSTDRVVDVDLTVEQGIRSIVTSGVAFGEDGDAPSGLSEQQLRKLNAADIEGDSPLVDDGDTDSGDDR; the protein is encoded by the coding sequence ATGCCTTCCGCGCCGGCCGACATCGAGGCCGCCGAAGAGCTCATTTCCGAGCGTCCGGACGCAAAAGACGTCCTTCGGCAGTCGTTCATCAAGGGACTGGCCATCCTCCTGCCGCTTCTCGTCACGCTGTTCGTGCTCTCGTTCATGTTGGGATTCGTCTTCCAACAGCTCAACCCGGTGGTCACCGCCGTCATTCAGGTGACGCCGTTTCAGAGCGAAATCGTCGTCGCGGCATCGACCGTCGTCTTCTTTCTGTTGCTCGTCGTCGGCGTTGGCTCCGTCGCGGAGTACGGTACCGAAAACGACCGACTCAGCGCCCAGTTCAACGAGTTCATGGCCTCGATTCCCGGACTCGGCTCGGTCTACACCAGTTTCAGCGAGATGAGCGAACTCCTCCTCGATTCCGACACCGACAGTTTCCAGGACGTGAAACTGGTAGAGTATCCCGGCAAGGATTCCTACGTCGTCGCGTTCAAAACGGCCGAAACCCCCGAAGTCATCGCGGAGGACACCGGCAACGAGGAGATGATTACACTGTTCATGCCGATGGCGCCGAACCCTGTCATGGGCGGGTTCGTCATCCACGTCTCCACCGACCGCGTCGTCGACGTTGACCTCACCGTCGAGCAGGGCATCCGCTCTATCGTCACCAGCGGCGTCGCCTTCGGCGAGGACGGCGACGCCCCGAGCGGCCTCAGCGAACAGCAGTTACGCAAACTCAACGCCGCCGACATCGAAGGTGACTCACCGCTTGTCGACGACGGCGACACCGACTCCGGAGACGACCGATGA
- a CDS encoding archease has product MSYELREHTADVAVEATGADIDEVFVGAADGLSAAHCESIPDGVGERFPVVAHAESKDALLFEYLDELIYQRDVRSVLPADHEAQVHWNGEWVLEGSARGVPFGAIDAREIKAVTYSEMKLEETEDGWRAYVVFDV; this is encoded by the coding sequence ATGAGCTACGAACTCCGCGAACACACCGCCGACGTGGCCGTCGAAGCCACCGGCGCGGACATCGACGAGGTGTTCGTCGGCGCTGCAGACGGGCTTTCCGCCGCCCACTGTGAGTCCATACCGGACGGCGTTGGCGAACGCTTCCCGGTGGTCGCCCACGCCGAGTCGAAGGACGCCCTCCTCTTCGAGTACCTCGACGAACTCATCTACCAGCGCGACGTTCGCTCGGTGCTCCCGGCCGACCACGAGGCCCAGGTCCACTGGAACGGGGAGTGGGTACTGGAGGGCTCCGCCCGCGGCGTCCCCTTCGGCGCAATCGATGCCCGAGAAATCAAGGCCGTCACCTACTCCGAGATGAAACTCGAGGAAACCGAAGACGGTTGGCGGGCCTACGTCGTCTTCGACGTGTGA
- a CDS encoding protein sorting system archaetidylserine decarboxylase, whose translation MFPSLPDTAPGGWRYAAVPLALAVPLLILAFPVGVVCLLAGLGALWFHRDPERSPPPSGIVAPADGRVSVVREEGDRVRVAVFMNVTDVHVNRAPAPGTVESVTHTPGKHLPAFTKESDRNERVDIVCAEYELSLIAGAVARRIHPYVEDGERLERGQKVGHISFGSRADVLLSSAYDIEDIRVSKGQRVRAGETVIAA comes from the coding sequence GTGTTTCCCTCGCTTCCCGACACCGCGCCCGGCGGGTGGCGCTACGCTGCCGTTCCACTCGCGCTCGCCGTCCCGCTTTTGATACTCGCCTTTCCCGTCGGTGTCGTCTGTCTGCTCGCCGGTCTCGGCGCACTGTGGTTCCACCGAGACCCCGAGCGGTCGCCGCCGCCGTCGGGTATCGTCGCGCCCGCCGACGGACGCGTCTCCGTCGTCCGTGAGGAAGGCGATCGCGTCCGCGTCGCCGTGTTCATGAACGTCACCGACGTCCACGTCAATCGCGCGCCCGCACCCGGGACCGTCGAGTCGGTCACGCACACTCCCGGCAAACACCTGCCGGCGTTCACCAAAGAGTCCGACCGCAACGAGCGCGTCGACATCGTCTGTGCGGAGTACGAACTGTCGCTCATCGCCGGTGCCGTCGCCCGGCGCATCCATCCTTACGTCGAGGACGGCGAGCGCCTCGAACGCGGCCAGAAGGTCGGTCACATCTCGTTCGGGTCGCGAGCAGACGTGTTGCTGTCGTCGGCGTACGACATCGAGGACATTCGCGTCTCGAAAGGACAGCGGGTCCGCGCCGGTGAGACCGTCATCGCCGCGTAG
- a CDS encoding Hsp20/alpha crystallin family protein, which produces MRVTPFDEMDRLLGGMRRSMMGEGGYDFGRDINVRLDTDSEGYVLHADLPGFEKEEIDLRYDDERLTIRAVHEMSDDYETSSRRVHETVRIPGDLTVDGIEARYHNGVLEVHLPTESDTESEGGHRIDID; this is translated from the coding sequence ATGCGAGTGACACCGTTCGACGAAATGGACCGCCTGCTGGGAGGAATGCGACGCTCGATGATGGGCGAAGGCGGTTACGACTTCGGCCGGGACATCAACGTGCGCCTGGACACCGATTCCGAGGGGTACGTCCTCCACGCGGACCTGCCGGGGTTCGAGAAGGAAGAAATCGACCTCCGATACGACGACGAGCGACTCACAATCCGCGCCGTCCACGAGATGAGCGACGACTACGAAACGAGTAGCCGCCGCGTCCACGAGACGGTCCGCATCCCCGGTGACCTCACCGTCGATGGCATTGAGGCCCGCTACCACAACGGCGTCCTCGAAGTTCACCTGCCCACCGAATCCGACACCGAATCCGAAGGCGGCCACCGAATCGACATCGACTGA
- a CDS encoding AMP-dependent synthetase/ligase yields the protein MSSNTPVWMQAEAEYEDEVIGDTTLPRMFEEAAARHASRDAQWYKGGVYDRSLTPDVVPAAPTGQYAALTYAEMQNTVHNLTAGFRELGVEGGTRVGIFANTRMEWAQSDFALLAAGGVVTTVYTESAPPQVQYLLDDPGAEGVVVENAELLERVLEVEDDLNLSFIAVIDEFDGYDDRDDILSLAEVYELGAEHFDGDAYEEWLGERDLDDLASLIYTSGTTGKPKGVQLTHGNFRANVNGIRKRVGPRPDKDPDIPVFDENDRMLSFLPLAHVFERVAGHFLQFGSGSTVAYAESTDTVADDIKLVGPTGASSVPRVYERIYDNIREEAPDAVFGRAVSVAREWATTENPGVVLRMKHALFDKLVYSNVREQMGGNIEAFISGGGSLSKRLSQLFQGMGLPIYEGYGLTETSPVVSVNPPEDSRAGTLGPPLSNVDVRLDESVVGDDRRAEVDGDIGELHVKGPNVTQGYWNRPGSTEEAFTEDGWFRTGDIIEQSDDGYLIYHDRLKQLIVLDTGKNIAPQPIEDEFATSDRIDQAMVIGDNQKFIAALFVPNFEAVRRWAENEGIDLPDDETAICADDRVHEFIEKEVEAVNKKLSKSEKIKEFRLVSVEWTADNDLLTPSMKIKRRNVLDEFDEQVRDIYGEYYDE from the coding sequence ATGTCTAGCAACACTCCCGTTTGGATGCAGGCGGAGGCGGAGTACGAAGACGAGGTGATAGGTGACACCACCCTCCCTCGGATGTTCGAGGAGGCCGCGGCGCGTCACGCCAGTCGCGACGCACAGTGGTACAAAGGCGGCGTCTACGACCGTTCGCTGACGCCGGACGTGGTTCCGGCCGCCCCGACCGGCCAGTACGCGGCGCTCACCTACGCAGAGATGCAGAACACCGTCCACAACCTCACCGCCGGGTTCCGCGAACTCGGCGTCGAGGGCGGTACCCGCGTCGGCATCTTCGCCAACACCCGCATGGAGTGGGCCCAATCCGACTTCGCGCTGTTGGCTGCCGGTGGCGTCGTCACCACGGTGTACACCGAATCCGCGCCCCCACAGGTGCAGTATCTCCTCGACGACCCCGGCGCCGAGGGCGTCGTCGTCGAGAACGCCGAGTTGCTCGAACGCGTCCTCGAAGTCGAAGACGACCTCAATCTCTCCTTTATCGCTGTCATCGACGAGTTCGACGGCTACGACGACCGCGACGACATCCTCTCTCTGGCGGAGGTGTACGAACTCGGCGCCGAACACTTCGACGGCGACGCCTACGAGGAGTGGCTGGGCGAACGTGACCTCGATGACCTCGCCAGCCTCATCTACACCTCGGGGACGACCGGCAAACCGAAGGGCGTCCAGTTGACCCACGGCAACTTCCGAGCGAACGTCAACGGCATCCGAAAGCGAGTCGGACCGCGGCCCGACAAGGACCCCGACATCCCAGTCTTCGACGAGAACGACCGGATGCTTTCGTTCCTGCCGCTCGCACACGTCTTCGAACGCGTCGCCGGACACTTCCTGCAGTTCGGCTCCGGCTCGACCGTCGCCTACGCCGAATCCACCGACACCGTCGCCGACGACATCAAGTTGGTCGGGCCGACGGGCGCCTCCTCGGTCCCCCGCGTCTACGAGCGCATCTACGACAACATCCGCGAAGAGGCTCCGGATGCCGTCTTCGGCCGCGCCGTCTCCGTCGCCCGCGAGTGGGCAACGACCGAAAATCCCGGCGTCGTCCTGCGGATGAAACACGCCCTCTTCGACAAACTGGTCTACTCAAACGTCCGCGAACAGATGGGCGGCAACATCGAGGCGTTCATCAGCGGCGGTGGCAGCCTCTCGAAGCGACTCTCACAGCTGTTCCAGGGGATGGGCCTGCCCATCTACGAGGGGTACGGCCTGACCGAGACCTCGCCGGTCGTCTCCGTGAATCCGCCGGAAGATTCCCGTGCCGGTACGCTTGGCCCGCCGCTTTCCAACGTCGACGTGCGACTCGACGAATCCGTCGTCGGCGACGACCGGCGTGCGGAAGTCGACGGCGACATCGGCGAACTCCACGTGAAAGGGCCGAACGTCACGCAGGGCTACTGGAACCGCCCCGGGTCGACCGAGGAGGCGTTCACCGAGGATGGCTGGTTCCGAACCGGCGACATCATCGAACAGAGCGACGATGGCTACCTCATCTACCACGACCGACTCAAGCAACTCATCGTGTTGGACACGGGCAAGAACATCGCGCCTCAACCCATCGAAGACGAGTTCGCCACCTCCGACCGCATCGACCAGGCGATGGTCATCGGTGACAACCAGAAGTTCATCGCGGCGCTGTTCGTGCCGAACTTCGAGGCCGTCCGCCGCTGGGCGGAAAACGAGGGTATCGACCTCCCCGACGACGAGACGGCCATCTGTGCCGACGACCGCGTCCACGAGTTCATCGAAAAGGAGGTCGAAGCCGTCAACAAAAAGCTCTCGAAATCGGAGAAAATCAAGGAGTTCCGGCTGGTTTCCGTCGAGTGGACCGCCGACAACGATCTGCTGACGCCGTCGATGAAAATCAAGCGCCGGAACGTCCTCGACGAGTTCGATGAGCAAGTCCGGGACATCTACGGCGAATACTACGACGAGTAG
- the cysE gene encoding serine O-acetyltransferase, which translates to MVLDRLREDVRTALAKDPAATSAISVALLYPGLHAVWGYRIAHWLWGRDNTFAARALSQFVRLLTGVEIHPAADIGRRLFIDHGAAVVVGETADIGDDVLMYHGVTLGGDSMRREKRHPTLEDGVTLGANATLLGAITVGENASVGAGSVVVDDVPPETTVAGSPAKPVSGTGSDRVTEDCSPE; encoded by the coding sequence ATGGTACTCGACCGACTCAGAGAGGACGTTCGCACCGCACTCGCAAAGGACCCCGCCGCCACCAGCGCCATCTCCGTCGCGCTGTTGTATCCCGGCCTACACGCCGTCTGGGGCTACCGAATCGCCCACTGGCTGTGGGGCCGCGACAACACCTTCGCCGCACGTGCGCTCTCGCAGTTCGTCCGACTGCTCACCGGCGTCGAAATCCACCCCGCTGCCGACATCGGTCGGCGGCTGTTCATCGACCACGGAGCGGCCGTCGTCGTCGGTGAAACTGCCGACATCGGCGACGACGTGTTGATGTATCACGGCGTCACATTGGGCGGCGACTCGATGCGCCGCGAGAAGCGCCACCCGACGCTGGAAGACGGCGTCACCCTCGGCGCCAACGCTACGCTGCTCGGTGCTATCACCGTCGGCGAGAACGCCTCCGTCGGCGCCGGTAGCGTCGTCGTCGACGACGTGCCTCCCGAAACCACCGTCGCGGGGTCGCCCGCGAAACCGGTCTCCGGAACCGGGTCCGACCGGGTCACCGAGGACTGTTCGCCCGAGTGA
- a CDS encoding DNA-3-methyladenine glycosylase family protein gives MQSPHEYLRDDAYVGPLIEEHGVLELDTADDMFERLVVSILRQQVSMASAAATRNRLFESVKVTPEGILAADPETLRDAGLSRQKTRYVRNVAEAFREEYSKAHFEALDDDEVVSELTSITGVGEWTANMQLLFSLGRPDVFPVGDLGVRKGMRTLYGDEEMTREGMVAEAERWAPYRSYATLYLWRIEEDIAESVAEVIGK, from the coding sequence GTGCAGTCGCCACACGAGTACCTCCGCGACGACGCCTACGTCGGACCGCTCATCGAGGAACACGGCGTCCTCGAACTCGACACCGCCGACGACATGTTTGAGCGATTGGTCGTCTCCATCCTCCGCCAGCAGGTGTCGATGGCCTCGGCCGCAGCGACCCGAAATCGACTGTTCGAGTCGGTCAAGGTGACACCCGAGGGAATCCTCGCCGCCGACCCCGAGACGCTTCGGGACGCCGGTCTCTCCCGACAGAAGACCCGCTACGTCCGCAACGTCGCCGAGGCGTTCCGCGAGGAGTACAGTAAAGCCCACTTCGAAGCACTCGACGACGACGAGGTCGTTTCCGAACTCACGTCCATCACGGGCGTCGGCGAGTGGACCGCGAACATGCAGTTGCTGTTCTCGCTCGGCCGGCCCGACGTGTTCCCAGTCGGCGACCTCGGCGTTCGGAAGGGAATGCGGACGCTCTACGGCGACGAGGAGATGACTCGCGAAGGGATGGTCGCGGAAGCCGAGCGCTGGGCGCCGTATCGGAGCTACGCGACACTGTATCTGTGGCGTATCGAAGAGGACATCGCGGAGTCGGTGGCGGAGGTAATCGGGAAGTAA
- a CDS encoding XapX domain-containing protein — translation MVDGSLVIAVLALFTGILAGATFALVGVPIPAPPNVAGILGIVGIYLGFKFVEYVGWGYDLLGALGL, via the coding sequence ATGGTCGACGGGAGCCTCGTCATCGCGGTGTTGGCACTGTTCACTGGAATTCTCGCGGGGGCAACGTTCGCCCTCGTCGGTGTCCCGATTCCCGCGCCACCGAACGTCGCGGGCATCCTCGGCATCGTCGGCATCTATCTGGGCTTCAAATTCGTCGAGTACGTCGGCTGGGGCTACGACCTGCTGGGAGCGTTGGGGCTGTAG
- a CDS encoding FAD-binding protein: MTLHEHDVIVVGAGGAGLRAAIAAHEEGADVAMVTKLHPVRSHTGAAEGGINAALRDGDDWELHAYDTMKGSDYLGDAPAIETLAQDAPEEVIQLEHWGMPFSREDDGRVSQRPFGGLSFPRTTYAGAETGHHLLHTMYEQVVKRGIQVYDEFYVSELAVTDHDDPEDRECHGVVAYDIKSGEVTGFRATQGVVLATGGDGQVFDHTTNAVANTGDGPAMAYRAGVPVEDMEFVQFHPTTLPSTGVLISEGVRGEGGILYNDEGERFMFEYGYASNAGELASRDVVARAELTEVNNGRGINDEYVHLDMRHLGDERIYDRLENIIHLAEDFEGVNPVEEPMPVKPGQHYHMGGIETNENGQTCIDGLYAAGECACASVHGSNRLGGNALPELIVLGARAGHHAAGKDMEVAQVPTGPSAKSEDETSLETPVTPGEIGVDDDVAADGGAIADPKAVVENAVERERQRIEELLERDGTNHAEIREDLQKAMTENVNVFRNEDGLKKALEVIRECRERYQDVAVADPSRTFNTDLIHTIETRNLIDIAETITLGALAREEFRGAHWRQEHQERKDDEWLKHTMISWNGGSPDLYYKPVILEGENKEYEPKVRSY, from the coding sequence ATGACATTACACGAACACGACGTTATCGTGGTCGGGGCCGGCGGCGCCGGACTCCGTGCGGCCATCGCGGCCCACGAGGAGGGCGCCGACGTGGCCATGGTCACGAAACTCCATCCGGTTCGCTCCCACACGGGCGCCGCGGAGGGTGGCATCAACGCCGCCTTGCGCGACGGCGACGACTGGGAACTGCACGCCTACGACACGATGAAGGGGTCGGACTACCTCGGCGACGCCCCAGCCATCGAGACGCTGGCACAGGACGCCCCCGAGGAGGTCATCCAACTCGAACACTGGGGAATGCCGTTCTCCCGAGAGGACGACGGCCGCGTCTCCCAGCGACCGTTCGGCGGGTTGTCGTTCCCGCGGACGACCTACGCCGGTGCCGAAACCGGCCACCACCTCCTGCACACGATGTACGAGCAGGTGGTCAAACGAGGCATCCAGGTGTACGACGAGTTTTACGTCTCCGAACTCGCCGTCACCGACCACGACGACCCCGAGGACCGCGAGTGCCACGGCGTCGTCGCCTACGACATCAAATCCGGCGAGGTCACCGGCTTCCGAGCCACTCAGGGCGTCGTTCTCGCCACCGGTGGCGACGGGCAGGTGTTCGACCACACGACGAACGCCGTCGCCAACACCGGCGACGGTCCGGCGATGGCCTACCGCGCCGGCGTCCCCGTTGAGGACATGGAGTTCGTCCAGTTCCACCCGACGACGCTACCGTCGACGGGCGTCCTCATCTCCGAGGGGGTCCGTGGCGAAGGTGGTATCCTCTACAACGACGAGGGCGAGCGGTTCATGTTCGAGTACGGCTACGCGAGCAACGCCGGCGAACTCGCCTCCCGCGACGTGGTCGCCCGCGCCGAGTTGACCGAAGTCAACAACGGCCGCGGCATCAACGACGAGTACGTCCACCTCGACATGCGACATCTCGGCGACGAGCGCATCTACGACCGCCTCGAGAACATCATCCACCTTGCGGAGGACTTCGAGGGCGTCAACCCCGTCGAGGAGCCCATGCCGGTCAAGCCCGGCCAGCACTACCACATGGGCGGCATCGAGACCAACGAGAACGGCCAGACGTGCATCGACGGCCTCTATGCCGCCGGCGAGTGTGCGTGTGCGTCGGTCCACGGTTCGAACCGTCTCGGCGGCAACGCCCTCCCGGAACTCATCGTTCTGGGTGCCCGCGCCGGCCACCACGCCGCCGGCAAGGACATGGAGGTCGCACAGGTGCCGACCGGCCCCTCCGCGAAGAGCGAGGACGAAACGTCGCTGGAAACGCCGGTCACGCCGGGCGAAATCGGTGTCGACGACGACGTCGCCGCCGACGGTGGCGCCATCGCCGACCCGAAGGCCGTCGTCGAGAACGCCGTCGAGCGCGAACGCCAACGCATCGAGGAACTGCTGGAACGCGACGGCACCAACCACGCAGAAATCCGCGAGGACCTTCAGAAGGCGATGACCGAGAACGTCAACGTCTTCCGCAACGAGGATGGCCTCAAGAAGGCACTGGAGGTCATTCGAGAGTGCCGCGAGCGGTATCAGGACGTCGCCGTCGCCGACCCCTCGCGGACGTTCAACACCGACCTCATCCACACCATCGAGACGCGCAACCTCATCGACATCGCCGAGACCATCACCCTCGGTGCGCTCGCCCGCGAGGAGTTCCGCGGCGCCCACTGGCGGCAGGAACACCAGGAGCGAAAGGACGACGAGTGGCTGAAGCACACGATGATTTCCTGGAACGGCGGCTCGCCGGACCTCTACTACAAGCCGGTCATCCTCGAAGGCGAGAACAAGGAGTACGAGCCGAAGGTCCGCTCGTACTGA